The following proteins are co-located in the Chloroflexota bacterium genome:
- a CDS encoding L,D-transpeptidase, producing MQTTHRLTRRDFLKIAAAGVGGITLQPWQRLFNLPDFPQSDKLGRVVADGLGGRVDIKAAPDYDATTVSSVYEDTVVPWLQEKVGRWPWRNNQRWVETPEGFIWSPYLQPVKNEPAQPVDALPQMGADVGMWVEVAVPYVEASIANGPPRSAWWRFRVENGQPYRFYYSQILWVDQIKTEGDGSMWYRVNERYGNPGDIFWCQAEAFRPLTPEEVAPITPEITDKRIEVDINWKEQHLSCYEGNSEVYFCRISSGKAEGATPLSPAVSSGFMIWRKLYSLHMGGSTAASSWDVPAVGWTSLFHGDGVAIHSTYWHNNYGEPMSHGCINASPDDAKWIFRWSMPAVSFETGDLTLQGEGGTRVIVNEW from the coding sequence ATGCAAACCACCCATCGACTGACCCGTCGTGATTTTCTAAAAATAGCCGCCGCAGGTGTTGGCGGTATCACCCTGCAACCCTGGCAGCGACTATTCAATCTGCCCGATTTTCCTCAATCTGACAAATTGGGGCGCGTGGTTGCAGATGGCCTGGGCGGGCGCGTCGACATTAAGGCCGCTCCAGATTATGACGCCACAACTGTGAGTTCAGTTTATGAAGATACTGTGGTGCCGTGGTTGCAAGAAAAAGTTGGGCGTTGGCCCTGGCGCAATAATCAGCGTTGGGTAGAAACCCCCGAGGGATTTATCTGGTCTCCTTATTTGCAACCTGTAAAAAATGAACCCGCACAGCCCGTGGACGCCCTGCCTCAAATGGGGGCAGATGTGGGCATGTGGGTTGAAGTCGCAGTTCCTTATGTGGAGGCAAGCATCGCCAACGGCCCGCCGCGCTCCGCCTGGTGGCGTTTTCGAGTTGAAAACGGGCAGCCATACCGCTTCTATTACAGCCAGATTTTGTGGGTCGATCAAATCAAAACCGAAGGCGACGGCAGCATGTGGTATCGCGTGAATGAACGCTACGGCAACCCGGGTGATATTTTCTGGTGCCAGGCAGAGGCTTTCCGTCCGCTGACTCCGGAAGAAGTTGCCCCCATCACCCCTGAAATAACAGACAAGCGCATTGAGGTCGATATAAATTGGAAAGAGCAGCATCTTTCCTGCTATGAAGGCAATTCAGAAGTCTATTTCTGCCGCATTTCATCGGGTAAAGCCGAGGGCGCTACACCGCTCTCCCCAGCAGTTTCATCGGGTTTTATGATCTGGCGCAAACTCTACTCCTTGCATATGGGTGGCAGCACCGCCGCGAGTAGCTGGGATGTGCCTGCCGTCGGCTGGACCTCCCTTTTCCACGGTGATGGGGTTGCCATACACTCGACCTATTGGCATAACAACTATGGTGAACCGATGTCGCATGGCTGCATCAACGCCAGCCCCGATGATGCCAAATGGATCTTCCGCTGGTCAATGCCCGCGGTCTCTTTTGAAACTGGCGACCTTACCCTGCAAGGCGAAGGCGGTACCCGTGTCATCGTCAACGAATGGTAG